A part of Aegilops tauschii subsp. strangulata cultivar AL8/78 chromosome 2, Aet v6.0, whole genome shotgun sequence genomic DNA contains:
- the LOC109777039 gene encoding pyruvate decarboxylase 3, whose translation METGIGSVDGPKGAPSGAVACPATFPASAPTFVGSPHATLGRHLARRLVQIGVSDVFAVPGDFNLTLLDHLIAEPGLRLVGCCNELNAGYAADGYARAKGVGACAVTFTVGGLSVLNAIAGAYSENLPLICIVGGPNSNDYGTNRILHHTIGLPDFSQELRCFTPVTCYQAVVNNLDDAHEQIDKAISTALKESKPVYISVSCNLPAVPHPTFSRDPVPYFLAPRMSNQMSLEAAVEATVAFLDKAVKPVMVAGPKLRVAKAGTAFAELADASGYAVATMPSAKGLVAETLPRFLGTYWGAVSTAFCAEIVESADAYLFAGPIFNDYSSVGYSFLLKKEKAVIVQPDRVTVGNGPAFGCIMMKDFLTELGKRLKKNTTAYENYKRIWVPEGHLPESEPGEPLRVNVLFKHIQKMLTGDSAVIAETGDSWFNCQKLKLPDGCGYEFQMQYGSIGWSVGALLGYAQGATDKRVIACIGDGSFQVTAQDVSTMLRCGQNSIIFLINNGGYTIEVEIHDGPYNVIKNWNYTGLIDAIHNGEGNCWTAKVTCEEELTAAIETATGDKKDCLCFIEVVAHKDDTSKELLEWGSRVSAANSRPPNPQ comes from the exons ATGGAGACGGGCATCGGATCCGTGGACGGGCCCAAGGGGGCGCCGAGCGGCGCGGTGGCGTGCCCGGCGACGTTCCCGGCGTCGGCGCCCACCTTCGTCGGCTCCCCGCACGCCACGCTGGGGCGCCACCTGGCGCGGCGCCTGGTGCAGATCGGCGTGAGCGACGTGTTCGCCGTGCCGGGCGACTTCAACCTGACCCTCCTCGACCACCTCATCGCCGAGCCGGGGCTCCGCCTCGTCGGCTGCTGCAACGAGCTCAATGCCGGCTACGCCGCTGATGGGTACGCGCGCGCTAAGGGCGTCGGCGCGTGCGCCGTCACCTTCACCGTCGGCGGGCTCAGCGTGCTCAACGCCATCGCCGGCGCGTACAGCGAGAACCTCCCCCTGATCTGCATCGTCGGCGGGCCCAACTCGAACGACTACGGCACCAACAGGATTCTTCATCACACCATCGGCCTCCCTGATTTCTCTCAGGAGCTGCGGTGCTTCACGCCGGTGACGTGCTACCAGGCCGTCGTCAACAACCTCGACGACGCCCACGAGCAGATCGACAAGGCCATCTCCACGGCTCTCAAGGAGAGCAAGCCGGTCTACATCAGCGTCAGCTGCAACCTCCCCGCCGTCCCCCACCCCACCTTCAGCCGCGACCCCGTCCCCTACTTCCTCGCACCAAG GATGAGCAACCAGATGAGCCTGGAGGCGGCCGTGGAGGCGACGGTGGCATTCCTGGACAAGGCGGTGAAGCCGGTGATGGTGGCGGGGCCCAAGCTGCGGGTGGCCAAGGCAGGCACGGCATTCGCGGAGCTGGCCGACGCGAGCGGCTACGCGGTGGCGACCATGCCGTCGGCCAAGGGGCTGGTGGCCGAGACGCTGCCGCGCTTCCTTGGCACCTACTGGGGCGCGGTGAGCACGGCCTTCTGCGCCGAGATCGTGGAGTCGGCGGACGCCTACCTCTTCGCCGGCCCCATCTTCAACGACTACAGCTCGGTGGGCTACTCGTTCCTGCTCAAGAAGGAGAAGGCGGTGATCGTGCAGCCCGACCGCGTCACCGTCGGCAACGGCCCGGCCTTCGGCTGCATCATGATGAAGGACTTCCTGACTGAGCTGGGAAAGCGCCTCAAGAAGAACACGACGGCCTACGAAAACTACAAGAGGATCTGGGTGCCGGAGGGGCACCTGCCGGAGAGCGAGCCCGGCGAGCCGCTGCGCGTCAACGTGCTCTTCAAGCACATCCAGAAGATGCTCACCGGCGATAGCGCTGTCATCGCCGAGACCGGCGACTCGTGGTTCAACTGCCAGAAGCTCAAGCTCCCCGACGGCTGCGG GTACGAGTTCCAGATGCAGTACGGCTCCATCGGGTGGTCGGTCGGGGCGCTGCTCGGCTACGCGCAGGGCGCCACTGACAAGCGTGTCATCGCTTGCATCGGCGACGGCAGCTTCCAGGTGACGGCGCAGGACGTGTCCACCATGCTCCGCTGCGGGCAGAACAGCATCATCTTCCTCATCAACAACGGCGGCTACACCATCGAGGTCGAGATCCACGACGGGCCCTACAACGTCATCAAGAACTGGAACTACACCGGCCTCATCGACGCCATCCACAACGGCGAGGGCAACTGCTGGACCGCCAAGGTGACCTGCGAGGAGGAGCTGACGGCGGCCATCGAGACGGCGACCGGGGACAAGAAGGACTGCCTGTGCTTCATCGAGGTGGTGGCGCACAAGGACGACACCAGCAAGGAGCTCCTCGAGTGGGGATCAAGGGTCTCCGCCGCCAACTCCAGGCCACCCAACCCGCAGTAG